The following are from one region of the Paenibacillus sp. JZ16 genome:
- a CDS encoding LysR family transcriptional regulator yields the protein MIANTEWYRVFLHAAETSNLTKAAHNLHMTQPSVSYAIKQLEEALGVGLFDRLSKGVRLTTEGEALYQHVRQAFDELDSAERRLKKLKQFSEGRLRIGANGAIVKDFLLSLLDRFHARYPDIRIQLSQERTSSIVERLKKGSLDLGFVHLPVSDEEIHIIDSRTSPYCAVVGTAFADWARRPLRTEELTELPLLMLSPGSSTRSFIEGWFRSQGVEVAADFELNSLDMLAEFAERGYGTAFLPRAFVSSQISDGSLLELRTDTPLPDRYIGVAVRKQQSPSLAAGAFLEMLQQN from the coding sequence ATGATCGCCAACACGGAATGGTATCGAGTGTTCCTGCATGCTGCAGAGACTTCCAATCTCACGAAAGCTGCGCATAACCTCCATATGACACAGCCCTCTGTGAGTTATGCCATCAAGCAGTTGGAAGAAGCCCTCGGCGTGGGGCTATTCGACCGGTTATCCAAGGGCGTCCGCTTAACAACAGAAGGAGAGGCCTTGTATCAGCATGTAAGGCAAGCATTCGACGAACTCGATTCAGCCGAGCGGCGATTGAAGAAGCTAAAGCAGTTTAGCGAAGGCAGGCTGAGGATTGGCGCGAACGGGGCTATCGTCAAGGACTTTCTCCTCTCCTTGCTCGACCGATTCCATGCTCGCTATCCCGACATCCGCATTCAGCTGTCACAGGAGCGAACAAGCAGCATCGTGGAGCGCTTAAAGAAAGGATCGTTGGATCTCGGCTTTGTTCACCTTCCCGTATCGGACGAGGAAATCCATATCATCGACTCCCGTACCTCGCCTTATTGCGCCGTGGTCGGAACGGCCTTCGCAGATTGGGCGCGCAGGCCTCTACGGACGGAAGAATTGACGGAGCTCCCCCTCTTGATGCTGTCCCCCGGCAGCTCGACGCGGTCCTTCATCGAAGGGTGGTTCCGATCGCAAGGGGTGGAAGTGGCAGCCGACTTCGAGTTGAACAGCCTGGACATGTTAGCAGAATTTGCCGAGCGCGGTTATGGAACAGCCTTCTTGCCACGGGCCTTTGTCTCGTCTCAGATCTCGGACGGTTCCTTGCTGGAGCTTCGAACAGACACTCCGTTACCGGATCGATATATTGGCGTCGCCGTTCGGAAGCAGCAGTCGCCCTCGCTGGCGGCAGGGGCATTTTTGGAGATGCTGCAGCAGAATTGA
- a CDS encoding NADH:flavin oxidoreductase: protein MSNQNQSVRSTASLFEPYTIGNLTLPSRVVMAPMTRGFSPNGVPGPDVAAYYRRRAENGVGLIITEGTLINHPAATDNPNIPNFHGEAALNGWAEVVRQVHEAGGKIMPQIWHIGMTRPIGAEPNPEALPIGPSGLDLDGNVVTKPMTKDEIEQVIQAYADAAANAKRLGFDGVEIHGAHGYLIDQFLWERTNQRTDEYGGDMLKRARFAVEVVKAVREAVGPDFPVAIRLSQWKTTQYEAKLADTPEKLGQLLTALSDAGVDIFHCSTRRFWEPEFEGSDLNFAGWAKKLTGKTVITVGSVGLDEVFTSLFTQGKGAGQRDLEELLNRLEENEFDLVAVGRALLADPQWAAKVRDGRFDELAPFKPDSLQTLV from the coding sequence ATGAGCAATCAAAATCAAAGTGTCCGATCTACAGCATCCCTATTCGAGCCATATACCATCGGTAACCTTACTCTTCCATCCCGCGTGGTGATGGCCCCTATGACGCGCGGGTTCTCTCCGAACGGCGTTCCAGGCCCGGATGTGGCCGCTTACTACCGTCGGCGTGCGGAGAATGGCGTCGGATTGATCATTACCGAGGGAACACTGATAAATCACCCGGCTGCAACCGATAACCCCAATATACCTAACTTCCATGGTGAAGCCGCATTGAACGGCTGGGCCGAGGTGGTCCGTCAGGTCCACGAAGCCGGCGGTAAGATCATGCCGCAAATTTGGCACATCGGCATGACTAGACCAATAGGTGCCGAGCCTAACCCAGAAGCACTTCCGATCGGACCATCCGGACTTGACCTGGACGGCAACGTCGTCACGAAACCCATGACCAAGGATGAAATCGAGCAGGTTATTCAAGCTTATGCCGATGCAGCCGCGAATGCCAAACGCCTTGGCTTTGACGGCGTAGAAATCCATGGTGCCCACGGATACCTGATCGACCAATTCCTCTGGGAGAGAACGAACCAGCGTACCGATGAATACGGAGGTGACATGCTGAAGCGTGCCCGCTTTGCGGTCGAAGTGGTCAAAGCCGTACGTGAGGCGGTGGGTCCAGACTTCCCAGTTGCCATCCGCCTATCCCAATGGAAGACAACCCAATATGAGGCCAAGCTGGCGGATACGCCTGAAAAGCTGGGTCAGTTGTTAACCGCGCTGTCTGACGCCGGGGTCGATATATTCCACTGCTCGACCCGTCGCTTCTGGGAGCCTGAATTCGAAGGTTCTGACCTGAACTTTGCTGGATGGGCCAAGAAACTGACAGGAAAAACAGTCATCACCGTCGGTTCCGTCGGTCTCGATGAAGTATTCACCAGCCTCTTCACCCAAGGTAAGGGTGCCGGCCAAAGAGACCTCGAAGAGCTCCTGAATCGTCTTGAGGAAAATGAATTTGACCTGGTTGCCGTCGGCCGTGCCCTGTTGGCTGATCCGCAATGGGCCGCTAAGGTTCGAGACGGACGTTTCGACGAGCTGGCACCATTCAAGCCGGATTCCTTGCAAACTCTGGTTTAA
- a CDS encoding ArsR/SmtB family transcription factor has translation MDTLQTIKALSNESRFKILEWLKHPEEHFDPQDHMPSKCDFHGGICVGSISEKTGLAQSVVSGYLVKLQKAGLLESHRAGQWTYYRRNEEGIKRFIEQLKEEL, from the coding sequence ATGGATACCTTACAAACCATCAAAGCACTATCAAACGAGTCCCGGTTTAAAATCCTGGAGTGGCTGAAGCATCCGGAGGAACATTTTGATCCGCAGGATCACATGCCTTCCAAATGTGATTTTCATGGCGGTATCTGCGTGGGCTCCATTTCAGAAAAAACAGGACTCGCTCAGTCGGTCGTTTCTGGCTACCTGGTAAAATTGCAAAAGGCCGGTTTACTGGAATCCCATCGAGCGGGCCAGTGGACATATTATAGACGCAATGAGGAGGGCATTAAGCGTTTTATCGAACAACTCAAGGAAGAGCTTTAG
- a CDS encoding flavocytochrome c, translating into MKKKVAATLILILSFMLAIAGCGGGTQDQSQDNAKKEEAPDTAVSGASQTGYTPIDQLKEKYDIIIVGAGGAGMSAALEAKEKGMNPVIFEKMPIAGGNTIKSSSGMNASETKFQQEQGIKDSNDLFYEETLKGGHETNDKDMLRFFVDHSASAIDWLDSIGIRLNNITITGGMNEKRTHRPEDGSAVGQYLVNGLVKNVQEQEIPLFVNAKVTDITEKEGKANGVKVIFNGKDEKSIAADAVVVTTGGFGANMDMISEVRSDLKSYVTTNQEGSTGDGITMIEKLGGTTVDMDQIQVHPTVQQEKSYLIGEAVRGEGAILVSSQGKRFTNELDTRDNVTAAINKLPEKSAYLVFDSGVKSRVKAIQQYEKMGFVIQGDSIEALANEMGVPADQLQATLDTWNSAVKNNKDTEFNRTTGMDNELSGAPYHAIQIAPGIHYTMGGVKINTNTEVLDKDGKPIPGLFAAGELTGGLHGQNRIGGNSVAEIIIFGRQAGIKSAEFVGAQ; encoded by the coding sequence GTGAAAAAGAAGGTTGCAGCAACGCTTATACTCATTCTCTCTTTCATGCTCGCCATCGCGGGATGCGGCGGCGGGACCCAGGATCAGAGTCAAGACAACGCAAAAAAAGAAGAAGCCCCAGATACGGCCGTTTCGGGTGCGTCCCAAACCGGGTATACGCCAATCGATCAGCTCAAAGAAAAGTATGATATCATCATCGTCGGTGCAGGCGGAGCCGGTATGTCTGCTGCCCTTGAGGCAAAAGAAAAAGGCATGAACCCGGTCATTTTTGAAAAAATGCCGATTGCCGGCGGGAATACCATAAAATCATCCTCGGGCATGAATGCTTCCGAAACCAAGTTCCAACAAGAACAGGGCATTAAGGACAGCAACGATTTATTTTATGAAGAGACTTTAAAGGGCGGTCATGAAACCAACGACAAAGACATGCTTCGTTTCTTCGTTGACCATTCGGCAAGCGCGATCGATTGGCTGGATTCCATCGGGATTCGGTTGAACAATATCACCATTACGGGCGGCATGAACGAAAAGCGCACGCACCGTCCTGAGGACGGCTCGGCGGTAGGACAATACCTTGTCAACGGTCTGGTGAAAAATGTACAAGAACAAGAAATTCCGCTATTCGTCAACGCCAAGGTAACGGATATTACGGAAAAAGAGGGCAAAGCAAACGGCGTCAAAGTCATCTTCAACGGGAAAGACGAGAAATCTATTGCAGCGGATGCCGTCGTTGTGACAACCGGCGGTTTCGGAGCCAACATGGACATGATCTCCGAAGTTCGGTCCGATCTGAAAAGTTACGTGACCACCAATCAAGAAGGCAGCACCGGTGACGGCATTACCATGATTGAAAAACTCGGCGGCACTACGGTCGATATGGATCAAATCCAGGTTCACCCTACGGTTCAGCAGGAGAAATCTTATCTTATCGGGGAAGCCGTTCGGGGAGAAGGGGCCATCCTCGTTTCCAGCCAAGGCAAACGTTTCACAAACGAGCTGGATACTCGGGATAACGTCACCGCCGCCATCAATAAGCTTCCTGAAAAATCGGCTTATCTTGTGTTCGATTCCGGGGTAAAATCCCGGGTTAAAGCGATTCAGCAATATGAAAAAATGGGCTTTGTCATTCAGGGCGATTCGATCGAGGCTTTGGCCAATGAAATGGGCGTTCCAGCTGATCAGCTTCAAGCCACACTGGATACATGGAACAGCGCGGTGAAGAACAATAAAGATACCGAGTTCAACAGAACGACAGGCATGGATAACGAATTATCTGGGGCTCCATACCATGCCATCCAAATTGCCCCCGGTATTCACTACACCATGGGCGGCGTAAAAATCAACACGAACACGGAAGTTTTGGATAAAGACGGCAAGCCTATTCCAGGACTGTTCGCAGCCGGCGAACTAACCGGCGGTTTGCACGGTCAAAACCGGATCGGCGGCAACTCCGTTGCCGAGATCATTATTTTCGGCCGCCAAGCCGGCATCAAATCGGCTGAATTTGTAGGAGCGCAGTAA
- a CDS encoding TetR-like C-terminal domain-containing protein — protein sequence MAQTTKKALALSLKKMLEKKTLDKITVIDVVEDCEVNRQTFYYHFRDIYDLVEWICTSEATIALDGKKTYDTWQQGLLQIFEYVLKNKAFVTSVYHSIKREQLERYLFNVTYHLLIGVIEEKAVTMSIRDEDKSFIADFYKYAFVGLMLDWIAKGMKEEPSAIVDRLSILIQGDIFFALEKFKLHHSH from the coding sequence ATGGCACAAACAACAAAAAAAGCGCTTGCCCTATCGCTAAAAAAAATGCTTGAGAAAAAAACGCTTGATAAGATTACCGTCATTGATGTTGTCGAGGACTGTGAAGTGAATCGGCAGACGTTTTATTATCATTTCAGGGATATTTATGATCTTGTGGAGTGGATTTGCACAAGCGAGGCTACCATAGCGCTGGATGGCAAGAAAACGTATGACACGTGGCAGCAGGGCCTATTGCAAATATTTGAGTATGTGCTAAAAAACAAGGCGTTTGTGACGAGCGTCTATCATTCTATTAAACGAGAGCAGCTGGAAAGGTACCTATTTAACGTAACGTATCATCTTTTGATAGGGGTTATTGAGGAAAAGGCCGTTACGATGTCGATCAGGGATGAGGATAAGTCGTTTATCGCTGACTTTTATAAATATGCGTTTGTAGGGCTGATGCTGGATTGGATTGCGAAAGGGATGAAAGAAGAGCCCTCTGCGATTGTGGACCGGCTGAGCATTTTGATTCAAGGCGATATCTTTTTCGCGCTGGAAAAGTTTAAATTGCACCACTCTCATTAG
- a CDS encoding oleate hydratase: MYYSNGNYEAFARPEKPVDVDKKSAYLVGAGLGSLAAACFLVRDGQMKGERVHILEELSLPGGACDGIHDSDKGFIIRGGREMEDHFECLWDLFRSIPSLEIEGVSVLDEFYWLNKKDPNFSLMRATVNRGEDAHTDGKFALSEKASLEIVKLFFTRNEDLYDKKITDVFTEDFFASNFWLYWRTMFAFEDWHSALEMKLYIQRFIHHIGGLPDFSALKFTKYNQYESLILPMMKYLQSHGVHFQYDMTVTNVVFDIQGNKKVAKQMVCRRAGKEEYIDLTEDDLVFVTNGSCTENSALGDHHRAAEFNRSTGGCWELWRNIAKQDPSFGRPDKFCTNTEATNWESATVTTLDDRIPPYIEKICKRDPFSGKVVTGGIVSVKDSKWLMSYTLNRQPHFKEQPKDQLVVWVYGLFTDVPGDYVKKPMRECTGEEITMEWLYHLGVPEHEIADMAANSARCIPTMMPYITSFFMPRTAGDRPKVVPDGCVNFAFIGQFADTVRDTVFTTEYSVRTAMEAVYTLLNVDRGVPEVFGSCYDVRVLLDSTSKMMDGKKLTDLKLPLIMNLIEKQALKKVSGTVIEDLLKRYNII, encoded by the coding sequence ATGTATTATAGCAATGGAAATTATGAAGCGTTTGCTCGCCCGGAAAAACCGGTCGATGTCGACAAAAAGTCTGCATATCTGGTTGGAGCCGGTTTAGGCTCTCTGGCAGCTGCGTGCTTCCTCGTGCGCGACGGCCAAATGAAGGGAGAGCGGGTCCACATTCTGGAGGAGCTTAGTCTTCCCGGAGGTGCCTGCGACGGAATTCATGACAGCGATAAAGGTTTTATTATTCGCGGTGGGCGAGAAATGGAAGATCATTTTGAATGCTTATGGGATTTGTTCCGTTCCATTCCGTCTCTTGAAATTGAAGGCGTATCGGTTTTGGATGAGTTTTACTGGCTGAACAAGAAAGATCCGAACTTCTCTCTAATGAGAGCCACGGTTAACCGGGGCGAGGATGCGCATACTGATGGGAAATTTGCTCTGAGCGAAAAAGCTTCGCTGGAAATCGTGAAGTTGTTCTTTACTCGAAACGAAGATTTGTATGATAAGAAAATTACCGATGTATTCACGGAGGATTTCTTTGCCTCAAATTTCTGGCTTTACTGGAGAACGATGTTTGCCTTTGAAGATTGGCATAGCGCCTTGGAGATGAAGCTTTACATCCAAAGATTCATTCACCATATTGGCGGACTGCCTGATTTTTCGGCGTTAAAATTCACGAAGTATAATCAGTATGAATCATTGATCCTGCCGATGATGAAATATTTGCAGTCGCATGGCGTTCATTTCCAATATGATATGACAGTTACGAATGTAGTATTTGATATCCAGGGCAATAAGAAGGTTGCCAAGCAAATGGTATGTCGCCGTGCCGGCAAAGAGGAATATATCGACTTGACGGAAGATGATTTGGTGTTTGTGACAAATGGCAGCTGCACGGAAAATTCTGCTTTGGGCGACCATCATCGCGCGGCTGAATTTAATCGTTCCACAGGCGGCTGCTGGGAGCTCTGGAGAAATATTGCTAAGCAGGATCCATCCTTTGGACGCCCCGATAAATTCTGCACGAATACGGAAGCGACGAACTGGGAATCGGCAACCGTTACGACACTTGATGACAGAATCCCGCCATATATCGAAAAAATCTGTAAACGCGACCCGTTCAGCGGAAAGGTCGTTACCGGCGGCATCGTGTCCGTAAAGGATTCCAAGTGGCTCATGAGTTATACTCTGAATCGGCAACCGCATTTCAAAGAGCAGCCGAAGGATCAGCTTGTCGTTTGGGTGTACGGATTATTCACCGATGTTCCGGGCGATTACGTCAAAAAGCCGATGAGAGAATGTACAGGCGAGGAAATTACGATGGAGTGGCTGTACCATCTTGGTGTGCCGGAGCATGAAATTGCGGACATGGCTGCCAACTCTGCCCGCTGCATCCCGACTATGATGCCTTACATTACGTCATTTTTCATGCCGAGGACAGCAGGAGACCGGCCTAAAGTAGTTCCGGATGGTTGCGTCAACTTCGCTTTTATCGGACAGTTTGCCGACACGGTTCGCGACACCGTATTCACAACCGAATATTCGGTTAGAACGGCAATGGAAGCTGTGTACACCTTATTAAACGTAGACCGCGGCGTACCTGAAGTGTTCGGCTCTTGCTATGATGTCCGCGTACTGCTGGACTCCACTTCCAAAATGATGGACGGCAAAAAATTAACCGATCTGAAGCTTCCGTTGATCATGAACTTAATAGAAAAGCAGGCTTTGAAAAAAGTTTCCGGAACCGTCATCGAAGATTTACTGAAACGCTATAACATCATATAG
- a CDS encoding helix-hairpin-helix domain-containing protein, whose product MRDKTPTPAAESDFPVKAGKPARQALIVAGYHQLADLTQASEKELLAIHGVGPKAVRILREALAEKGLTFKE is encoded by the coding sequence ATGCGTGACAAAACCCCCACTCCGGCTGCAGAAAGCGACTTTCCCGTTAAGGCCGGCAAACCTGCACGCCAAGCCCTTATCGTTGCAGGCTATCATCAGCTTGCCGACCTCACCCAGGCATCCGAGAAAGAACTGCTGGCGATTCACGGGGTAGGACCCAAAGCGGTCAGAATACTACGCGAAGCTCTCGCCGAGAAGGGCCTAACCTTCAAAGAATAA
- a CDS encoding ABC transporter substrate-binding protein, with protein sequence MRSMKGVVFIVLIFALALAGCGGGAASNEGGSSTAAKNSDQGAAQGGDNTESTPETRIIKHALGETKITGVPKRIVALEWLYAEDVLALGVQPVGIADIEGMNQWVNIPVEIGADVTDVGTRQEPNLELIASLKPDLIIGLKSNLEAGYDTYNSIAPTLVFDPYPTEGQGDQYEEMVNTFNTIADVLGKKDEAAKVLSDLDQTYADAKAKLEAAGMTEKPFALAMGYSNQNAVTFRISTDNSLAVKILEHIGLTNAHKPDQFEVYGFTTTDVEALPALQDANFLHIIQESDNIIENQLKDNPVWKGLNFVKEDRVYALGGDMWPYGGPLSAQTMAQKTADLLTK encoded by the coding sequence ATGCGCAGTATGAAGGGTGTCGTGTTTATCGTATTGATATTTGCTTTGGCTTTAGCCGGTTGCGGCGGGGGTGCGGCATCCAATGAAGGAGGCAGCTCCACGGCAGCGAAGAATTCGGATCAAGGGGCTGCACAGGGCGGGGATAACACTGAAAGCACACCGGAGACCCGAATCATCAAGCACGCTCTGGGCGAGACGAAAATTACGGGCGTTCCGAAGCGTATTGTCGCGCTGGAATGGCTTTACGCGGAGGATGTCCTGGCACTTGGTGTTCAGCCTGTGGGCATTGCAGACATTGAAGGGATGAACCAATGGGTGAACATCCCGGTAGAGATCGGGGCGGACGTTACCGATGTCGGCACCCGTCAAGAGCCGAATCTGGAGCTGATCGCTTCCTTGAAGCCGGACCTGATCATCGGTTTGAAATCGAATCTTGAAGCCGGCTATGATACGTACAACAGCATCGCGCCTACCTTGGTGTTTGATCCTTATCCGACTGAGGGACAAGGGGATCAATATGAAGAGATGGTTAATACCTTCAATACGATTGCTGACGTGCTTGGCAAGAAAGACGAAGCCGCAAAAGTGCTTAGCGATCTGGATCAAACCTATGCCGATGCCAAAGCCAAGCTTGAAGCAGCCGGCATGACGGAAAAACCGTTTGCGCTCGCCATGGGATACAGTAACCAGAATGCGGTGACGTTCCGGATTTCGACGGATAATTCCTTGGCCGTCAAAATTCTGGAGCACATCGGGCTGACCAATGCCCACAAACCTGATCAATTTGAGGTTTATGGCTTTACCACCACAGACGTAGAGGCATTGCCTGCCCTTCAGGATGCGAATTTCCTGCATATTATCCAGGAGAGCGATAACATCATCGAGAACCAATTGAAGGACAATCCGGTGTGGAAAGGTCTGAACTTTGTTAAAGAAGACCGCGTGTACGCACTTGGCGGTGACATGTGGCCATACGGCGGCCCATTGTCTGCCCAAACCATGGCCCAGAAGACAGCTGACCTGCTCACAAAATGA
- the fhuB gene encoding Fe(3+)-hydroxamate ABC transporter permease FhuB produces the protein MSLGNKLAQGSAPVSIHPAPPVSSGRGWKPLWMLVGGLVALLFLTFISLTQGLADISVNTVVQALVSPQDIADHHLIRSVRLPRTAMGLLAGAALAVSGVLMQTVTRNPLASETTLGVNAGAYLAVVAGMIFWPGLLHQYALPLAVAGGTLAAVAVYALAGKTQGSPLRIALSGMIVTLVLSSVTSALVLLNQQTTQGIFLWGSGSLIQNDWDGVAFSWPWIIGGLIVLCLAVRQWDILTLNEESARSLGQKVGTTRLLAMGAAIVLACVTVSVVGPIGFIGLVAPHLVRLSGVVRHAGLIPLAALWGSALLVGADTVARMFINAYGELPVGAITAMIGAPCLIWLAMRVSRSLIGGRGSSGGSMMAGTSLRRIPYPALVTLFSVLLVLVWVFSLMSGSLRIPFTEVLAVLTGGGESMYRQILLEFRLPRLLTAGLSGMALAVSGSLLQNAVRNPLGDPQVIGVTSGAGAGALLLMIGFPQLSAGWVPVGAVLGGMAAAALVYAVSWKRGLHPTILTLVGIAVAALGSAIINLMIIHAKVDVAPALSWMAGSTYNRGWTEVQRIVPAILILLPLAAWLGRKVDLLTFSEESSTGLGLHVRNTRVYVAIIAVLLASIAAANVGSVGFIGLLAPHAARMLVGARHRQSMVIAALLGGILLAGADWIGRVVMIPKELPSGIVTALLGAPYLLYLMGKTNKLKKK, from the coding sequence ATGAGTCTCGGCAACAAACTGGCACAAGGCTCCGCGCCGGTGAGCATTCATCCAGCCCCACCCGTTTCCTCAGGTAGGGGCTGGAAGCCGTTATGGATGCTGGTTGGAGGCCTGGTGGCTCTGTTATTCCTCACGTTTATCAGCTTGACGCAAGGGCTAGCCGATATATCCGTCAATACGGTCGTGCAGGCCCTGGTGTCTCCGCAGGATATCGCGGATCACCATCTCATCCGCAGCGTGCGCCTTCCGCGTACGGCCATGGGCCTGTTGGCTGGCGCCGCCTTGGCGGTGTCGGGCGTGCTTATGCAGACCGTCACGCGCAACCCGCTGGCCTCGGAGACGACGCTTGGCGTAAATGCCGGCGCTTATTTGGCCGTCGTGGCGGGGATGATCTTCTGGCCGGGACTGCTGCATCAGTATGCCCTTCCACTGGCAGTGGCAGGGGGGACGCTGGCGGCCGTCGCCGTCTATGCGCTGGCGGGAAAAACGCAGGGCTCTCCTCTGCGGATTGCATTATCCGGGATGATTGTCACCCTGGTTTTATCCTCCGTTACGAGTGCGCTGGTGCTGCTGAACCAGCAAACGACGCAGGGGATTTTTCTGTGGGGCTCCGGCTCGCTTATTCAGAATGACTGGGATGGCGTAGCTTTTTCATGGCCGTGGATCATTGGCGGGCTGATCGTGCTGTGTTTGGCGGTACGTCAGTGGGACATTCTGACCCTCAATGAGGAGTCGGCACGTTCCCTTGGCCAAAAAGTCGGCACCACCCGTTTGCTTGCGATGGGGGCAGCGATTGTGCTGGCCTGCGTGACCGTGAGCGTGGTCGGTCCGATCGGCTTTATCGGGCTGGTCGCTCCCCATCTGGTCCGCCTGTCCGGCGTGGTCCGGCATGCGGGGTTAATTCCGCTGGCTGCCTTATGGGGCTCGGCTCTGCTTGTCGGGGCCGACACGGTGGCCAGGATGTTCATAAACGCCTACGGGGAGCTTCCGGTCGGAGCCATTACGGCCATGATTGGTGCCCCGTGCCTCATCTGGCTTGCCATGCGGGTATCCCGTTCGTTGATCGGAGGGCGCGGGTCTTCCGGCGGATCGATGATGGCAGGCACGAGCCTGCGCCGGATACCTTATCCGGCCTTGGTAACACTGTTCAGCGTGCTGCTGGTGCTGGTATGGGTATTCAGCCTGATGAGCGGCAGTCTACGCATTCCCTTCACGGAAGTGCTGGCCGTGCTTACGGGAGGCGGCGAGTCGATGTATCGCCAGATTCTGTTGGAGTTCCGCCTGCCCAGGCTGTTAACAGCCGGATTATCCGGCATGGCGCTGGCCGTCAGCGGCAGTCTTCTGCAGAATGCGGTCCGCAATCCGCTGGGGGATCCCCAGGTGATCGGAGTGACCAGCGGAGCCGGTGCTGGCGCACTGCTCCTGATGATCGGTTTTCCGCAATTGTCGGCAGGCTGGGTCCCGGTCGGCGCGGTTCTTGGGGGGATGGCTGCAGCTGCTTTGGTATATGCGGTGTCCTGGAAAAGAGGACTTCATCCGACGATTCTTACGCTGGTCGGCATTGCCGTTGCCGCGCTTGGTTCCGCCATCATCAATCTGATGATCATTCATGCCAAGGTGGACGTAGCCCCCGCATTATCCTGGATGGCGGGCAGCACATATAACCGGGGCTGGACGGAGGTGCAGCGGATTGTTCCCGCTATTCTGATCCTGCTTCCTCTGGCTGCGTGGCTCGGGCGGAAGGTGGATCTGCTGACGTTCAGCGAAGAAAGCTCAACCGGCCTCGGTCTCCATGTACGGAATACCCGGGTGTATGTCGCCATCATTGCGGTGCTGTTGGCTTCGATTGCCGCAGCCAATGTCGGCTCGGTCGGCTTTATCGGACTGCTTGCGCCGCATGCCGCCAGAATGCTGGTTGGGGCTCGCCATCGGCAATCGATGGTCATCGCGGCGCTGCTCGGCGGAATTTTGCTGGCTGGGGCGGACTGGATCGGGAGGGTGGTCATGATTCCGAAGGAGTTGCCTTCGGGTATCGTTACCGCGCTTCTGGGTGCGCCGTATCTGTTATATCTGATGGGAAAAACCAATAAGCTGAAGAAGAAATAA
- a CDS encoding ArsR/SmtB family transcription factor, whose translation MNESKLETNRYPASRIVEVAKALSSDVRVRILEALGDKPMSVGQLAEALGIAQPTVSINVQMLEQADLIVSSQGANREKICAVTCRSIFLELPSKPGEGLQRTEEIHMPIGMFSHCYIEPTCGIAARDGSLIGSPDDPRAFYMPERTEAALLWFSGSGYIEYYFANPMPPGAALDELRIRAELSSEAPSFQQDWPSDITVSINDQPVGTWRSPGDFGDRKGKLTPDKWRSGSEYGLLTEWRVTKQGSQVNGHESSATTIDSLELAFNRPIRVRFEVKKDAEHPNGLNLYGSGFGDHPQDIILSFVRYTEA comes from the coding sequence ATGAACGAATCGAAGCTGGAAACCAACCGTTATCCGGCATCCCGGATCGTGGAAGTGGCCAAGGCCCTATCCAGTGATGTCCGTGTCCGCATCCTTGAAGCGCTTGGCGATAAACCGATGAGTGTCGGTCAGTTAGCAGAGGCGCTAGGGATTGCGCAGCCTACGGTGTCCATTAATGTCCAGATGCTGGAGCAAGCGGATCTGATCGTCTCTTCGCAAGGAGCGAACCGGGAAAAAATCTGCGCCGTCACCTGCCGTTCCATTTTTCTCGAGCTGCCATCGAAGCCGGGCGAGGGGCTGCAGCGCACGGAAGAAATCCACATGCCCATCGGCATGTTCTCCCACTGCTATATCGAGCCAACCTGCGGGATAGCAGCTCGGGACGGATCTCTGATCGGATCCCCTGACGATCCGCGCGCCTTTTACATGCCGGAACGAACGGAGGCTGCGCTGCTCTGGTTCTCGGGATCAGGATATATCGAATATTATTTTGCGAACCCTATGCCGCCCGGAGCGGCCCTTGATGAGCTGCGCATCCGCGCGGAGCTTAGCTCCGAAGCGCCTTCCTTCCAGCAGGATTGGCCATCCGACATCACGGTTAGCATCAACGACCAACCTGTAGGCACTTGGAGGAGTCCCGGTGATTTTGGTGATCGCAAGGGGAAACTCACCCCGGATAAATGGAGAAGCGGCAGTGAGTACGGTTTGCTGACGGAATGGCGCGTAACCAAACAAGGCAGCCAGGTCAATGGCCACGAGTCCAGCGCCACGACCATCGATTCGCTGGAGCTTGCCTTTAACCGGCCCATCCGCGTCCGCTTCGAAGTGAAGAAAGACGCCGAGCACCCGAACGGCCTGAATCTATATGGTTCGGGTTTCGGAGATCATCCGCAGGATATCATCCTGTCTTTTGTACGGTACACGGAAGCCTAA